One region of Streptomyces leeuwenhoekii genomic DNA includes:
- a CDS encoding S66 peptidase family protein, which produces MKTLLRPARLTPGARVAVVAPSGPVPEERLQAGLDVLRGWHLDPVVAPHVLDRHGTFGYLAGADADRAADLRSAWCDPSVDAVLCARGGYGAQRIADLLDWEAMRAAGPKVFVGFSDITALHEAFATRLGLVTLHGPMAAGVDFLKNGRAQEHLKATLFAPETVTTLVSGGAPLVPGRARGVTLGGCLSLLAAELGTPHARPGARGGLLCLEDVGEETYRLDRYLTQLLRAGWLDGVRGVLLGSWERCEPRDRLRPLLADRLGGLGVPVAEEFGFGHCAGALTVPFGVAAELDADAGTLTLAEPALR; this is translated from the coding sequence GTGAAGACCCTGCTGCGCCCGGCCCGGCTCACGCCCGGCGCCCGGGTGGCCGTCGTCGCGCCGAGCGGACCGGTGCCCGAGGAGCGTCTCCAGGCGGGGCTCGACGTGCTGCGCGGCTGGCACCTCGACCCGGTCGTGGCACCCCATGTCCTGGACCGCCACGGCACGTTCGGCTACCTGGCGGGCGCGGACGCGGACCGGGCCGCCGATCTGCGAAGCGCGTGGTGCGACCCGTCCGTGGACGCGGTGCTGTGCGCCCGCGGCGGCTACGGCGCCCAGCGGATCGCCGACCTGCTCGACTGGGAGGCGATGCGGGCGGCCGGGCCGAAGGTGTTCGTCGGCTTCAGCGACATCACCGCGCTGCACGAGGCGTTCGCCACCCGGCTGGGGCTGGTGACCCTGCACGGGCCGATGGCGGCGGGCGTCGACTTCCTCAAGAACGGGCGGGCGCAGGAGCACCTGAAGGCGACGCTGTTCGCCCCGGAGACGGTCACCACCCTGGTCTCCGGCGGCGCCCCCCTGGTCCCCGGGCGGGCGCGGGGCGTCACACTCGGCGGCTGCCTGTCCCTGCTCGCCGCCGAACTGGGCACCCCGCACGCCCGGCCCGGCGCGCGCGGCGGGCTGCTGTGCCTGGAGGACGTCGGGGAGGAGACGTACCGGCTGGACCGCTACCTGACCCAGTTGCTGCGGGCCGGCTGGCTGGACGGGGTCCGGGGCGTCCTCCTCGGGTCGTGGGAGCGGTGCGAGCCCCGCGACCGGCTGCGCCCCCTGCTCGCCGACCGGCTCGGCGGCCTGGGCGTGCCGGTGGCGGAGGAGTTCGGCTTCGGGCACTGCGCGGGCGCGCTGACGGTTCCCTTCGGGGTGGCGGCCGAACTGGACGCCGACGCCGGCACGTTGACGCTCGCGGAACCGGCGCTGCGCTGA
- a CDS encoding GNAT family N-acetyltransferase, translating to MPHHARRYLAEGPRVGIRPFTHEDGAEFTARARESRDLHRPWLFPPDDDTAYAAYAGRLIEDPDKAGFLVCEKSDGSLAGFININNIVHGAFRSGALGYGAFAHAAGRGLMREGLGLVMGYAFGPMRLHRLEINVQPGNAASIALARACGFWLEGFSPKMLYIDGAWRDHQRWAVTAETVTSG from the coding sequence GTGCCGCACCACGCTCGCCGTTATCTCGCCGAGGGCCCCCGCGTGGGGATACGCCCCTTCACCCACGAGGACGGAGCCGAGTTCACCGCCCGTGCGCGGGAGAGCCGGGACCTGCACCGTCCGTGGCTCTTCCCGCCGGACGACGACACCGCCTACGCGGCCTACGCGGGGCGGCTGATCGAGGACCCGGACAAGGCCGGATTCCTGGTGTGCGAGAAGAGCGACGGCTCCCTGGCCGGGTTCATCAACATCAACAACATCGTCCACGGCGCCTTCCGCAGCGGAGCCCTCGGCTACGGCGCCTTCGCCCACGCGGCGGGTCGCGGACTGATGCGGGAGGGGCTCGGCCTGGTCATGGGGTACGCGTTCGGGCCGATGCGGCTGCACCGGCTGGAGATCAACGTCCAGCCGGGCAACGCCGCCTCGATCGCGCTGGCGCGCGCCTGCGGCTTTTGGCTGGAGGGGTTCTCCCCGAAGATGCTCTACATCGACGGGGCCTGGCGCGACCATCAGCGGTGGGCCGTCACCGCCGAGACGGTGACTTCCGGTTGA
- a CDS encoding VOC family protein has translation MEILGATLRVCVDDLEKAIPFYERLAGGRALRFERGGVQVAAAGCFLLMSGPESELEVLRKVAATIAVTDVEETHRVLVELGADIIAGPVPTPVGRNLIVRHPDGAVYEYVDRRA, from the coding sequence ATGGAGATTCTCGGAGCGACGCTGCGCGTGTGCGTCGACGACCTGGAGAAAGCGATCCCCTTCTACGAGCGCCTGGCGGGCGGCAGAGCCCTCCGTTTCGAGCGCGGCGGCGTACAGGTGGCCGCGGCGGGCTGCTTCCTGCTGATGAGCGGCCCCGAGTCCGAGCTGGAGGTGCTGCGCAAGGTCGCCGCGACCATCGCCGTCACGGACGTCGAGGAGACCCACCGGGTCCTCGTCGAACTGGGCGCCGACATCATCGCCGGCCCGGTCCCCACCCCCGTGGGCCGCAACCTGATCGTCAGACACCCGGACGGGGCGGTCTACGAGTACGTCGACCGCCGCGCCTGA
- a CDS encoding M55 family metallopeptidase produces the protein MKILISADMEGATGVTWPADVLPGTPQWERCRSMFTSDVNAAVLGFLDGGADEVLINEAHWTMRNLLLERLDERAQMLTGRHKSLSMVEGVQHGDVDGIAFVGYHAGAGMEGVLAHTYLANSITGVWLNDVRASEGLLNAHVVAEYGVPVVLVTGDDVACEDALGYAPGALKVAVKDHVSRYAAVCRTPARTAAEIRAAAKEAASLAVRHEPVRGGPHTIALEFDAEHLALAATVVPGVERVGERKVAYTHATMYEAIRTFKAVTTIVSAAVEEQYG, from the coding sequence GTGAAGATCCTCATCAGCGCCGACATGGAAGGCGCCACCGGGGTGACCTGGCCGGCCGACGTGCTGCCGGGCACGCCCCAGTGGGAGCGGTGCCGGTCGATGTTCACCTCCGACGTCAACGCCGCCGTGCTGGGCTTCCTCGACGGCGGCGCCGACGAGGTGCTCATCAACGAGGCCCACTGGACCATGCGCAATCTGCTGCTGGAACGGCTCGACGAGCGGGCGCAGATGCTCACCGGGCGGCACAAGTCCCTGTCGATGGTGGAGGGCGTCCAGCACGGCGACGTGGACGGCATCGCCTTCGTCGGCTACCACGCGGGCGCCGGGATGGAGGGCGTCCTCGCCCACACCTACCTCGCCAACTCCATCACCGGGGTGTGGCTGAACGACGTACGGGCCAGCGAGGGCCTGCTCAACGCGCATGTCGTCGCCGAGTACGGGGTGCCGGTCGTGCTCGTCACCGGGGACGACGTGGCCTGCGAGGACGCGCTCGGCTACGCGCCCGGCGCGCTGAAGGTCGCCGTCAAGGACCATGTGTCGCGGTACGCGGCCGTGTGCCGGACGCCCGCGCGGACCGCCGCCGAGATCCGGGCGGCGGCCAAGGAGGCGGCGTCGCTGGCGGTGCGTCACGAACCCGTGCGCGGCGGGCCGCACACCATCGCGCTGGAGTTCGACGCCGAGCACCTGGCCCTGGCCGCGACGGTCGTGCCGGGAGTGGAGCGCGTCGGAGAGCGGAAGGTGGCCTACACCCACGCCACCATGTACGAGGCGATCCGGACCTTCAAGGCGGTCACCACGATCGTCTCGGCAGCGGTGGAGGAGCAGTATGGCTGA
- a CDS encoding LLM class F420-dependent oxidoreductase, with translation MPEYGYFLSCEQHGPAELLEQARMAEQAGFQALWISDHYHPWNDAQGQSPFVWSVIGALSEAVSLPIETAVTCPTVRVHPAVVAQAAATSAVMTDGRFRLGVGTGEALNEHIVGHTWPPAHVRLEMLEEAVQIMRRLFTGEEVNHHGTHYTVENARLYTVPDQPVPIDISGFGPAATALASRVGDGYITMMPDASMVEQYRKGGGGGKLVSGGTKVCYDTDRDAAVRTVHRLWANELLPGELGQVLPSPKHFEQAQTLVTEDMVRESRVCGDSPDEHVAELKRFADAGFDRVYVNQIGPDVRGFFDFYRTKVLPQLQTV, from the coding sequence ATGCCCGAGTACGGCTACTTCCTCTCCTGCGAGCAGCACGGGCCCGCCGAGCTGCTGGAGCAGGCCCGCATGGCCGAGCAGGCCGGTTTCCAGGCGCTGTGGATCTCCGACCACTACCACCCGTGGAACGACGCGCAGGGCCAGAGTCCGTTCGTGTGGTCGGTGATCGGCGCGCTCTCCGAGGCGGTGTCCCTGCCGATCGAGACGGCGGTGACCTGCCCGACCGTGCGCGTCCACCCGGCGGTGGTGGCGCAGGCCGCGGCGACCAGCGCGGTGATGACCGACGGCCGCTTCCGGCTCGGCGTCGGCACCGGTGAGGCGCTCAACGAGCACATCGTCGGCCACACCTGGCCGCCCGCGCATGTGCGTCTGGAGATGCTGGAAGAGGCCGTCCAAATCATGCGGCGGCTGTTCACCGGCGAGGAGGTCAACCACCACGGCACGCACTACACGGTGGAGAACGCCCGCCTGTACACCGTCCCGGACCAGCCGGTCCCGATCGACATCTCCGGTTTCGGGCCCGCGGCGACGGCGCTGGCCTCCCGGGTCGGCGACGGCTACATCACGATGATGCCGGACGCCTCGATGGTGGAGCAGTACCGCAAGGGCGGAGGCGGCGGCAAGCTGGTCAGCGGCGGTACCAAGGTCTGCTACGACACCGACAGGGACGCGGCGGTACGGACCGTGCACCGGCTGTGGGCCAACGAGCTGCTGCCCGGCGAGCTGGGCCAGGTGCTGCCCTCCCCGAAGCACTTCGAGCAGGCGCAGACCCTCGTCACCGAGGACATGGTGCGGGAGAGCCGGGTGTGTGGCGATTCCCCGGACGAGCACGTCGCGGAGCTGAAGCGGTTCGCCGACGCCGGATTCGACCGGGTCTACGTCAACCAGATCGGCCCGGACGTGCGCGGCTTCTTCGACTTCTACCGCACGAAGGTGCTGCCGCAGCTCCAGACGGTGTGA
- a CDS encoding M20/M25/M40 family metallo-hydrolase codes for MADQPDAQALDEVVTFTSDLIRIDTGNRGGGDCRERPAAEYAAALLAEAGVEPVLLERTEGRTNVVARIEGTDPVADALLLHGHLDVVPAEAADWSVHPFSGEIRDGVVWGRGAVDMKNMDAMILAVVRAWARQGVRPRRDVVIAFTADEEASAEDGSGFLADRHAALFEGCTEGVGESGAFTFHDGAGRQLYPIAAGERGTAWLKLTARGRAGHGSKVNRDNAVTRLAAALSRIGAHEWPLRLTPTVRAALAELAALYGLESVDPDNPENPENPESPENTDALLDKLGPAAALVEATVRNSANPTMMQAGYKVNVIPGEAVAYVDGRFLPGTEDEFRATVDRLTGPDVEWEFHHREVALQAPVDSPTFARMRAAVEAFAPEGRVVPYCMSGGTDAKQFSRLGITGYGFSPLKLPEGLDYQALFHGVDERVPVEALHFGVRVLDRFLRTA; via the coding sequence ATGGCTGATCAGCCCGACGCACAGGCCCTCGACGAGGTCGTCACGTTCACCTCCGACCTCATCCGGATCGACACCGGCAACCGGGGCGGCGGCGACTGCCGGGAGCGGCCCGCCGCCGAGTACGCCGCCGCGCTGCTCGCGGAGGCGGGGGTCGAACCCGTCCTGCTGGAGCGCACCGAGGGCCGCACCAACGTGGTCGCCCGGATCGAGGGCACCGACCCCGTGGCCGACGCGCTGCTGCTCCACGGCCACCTCGACGTGGTGCCCGCCGAGGCCGCCGACTGGAGCGTGCACCCGTTCTCCGGGGAGATCCGCGACGGGGTCGTCTGGGGGCGCGGCGCGGTCGACATGAAGAACATGGACGCGATGATCCTCGCCGTGGTGCGGGCCTGGGCCCGGCAGGGCGTGCGGCCCCGCCGGGACGTGGTGATCGCGTTCACCGCGGACGAGGAGGCCAGCGCCGAGGACGGCTCCGGCTTCCTCGCCGACCGGCACGCCGCGCTGTTCGAGGGGTGCACCGAGGGCGTCGGCGAGTCGGGCGCCTTCACCTTCCACGACGGCGCCGGGCGGCAGCTCTACCCGATCGCGGCCGGTGAGCGCGGCACCGCCTGGCTGAAGCTGACCGCGCGCGGCCGGGCCGGGCACGGCTCCAAGGTGAACCGGGACAACGCGGTGACCCGGCTGGCGGCGGCGCTCAGCCGGATCGGCGCCCACGAGTGGCCGCTGCGGCTGACCCCGACCGTGCGCGCCGCCCTCGCCGAGCTCGCCGCCCTGTACGGCCTGGAGTCCGTGGACCCCGACAACCCCGAAAACCCCGAGAACCCCGAGAGCCCCGAGAACACGGACGCGTTGCTGGACAAGCTGGGGCCGGCCGCGGCGCTCGTCGAGGCCACCGTGCGCAACAGCGCCAACCCGACCATGATGCAGGCCGGTTACAAGGTCAACGTGATCCCGGGGGAGGCCGTCGCGTACGTCGACGGGCGCTTCCTGCCGGGCACCGAGGACGAGTTCCGCGCCACTGTGGACCGGCTCACCGGGCCGGACGTGGAGTGGGAGTTCCACCACCGCGAGGTCGCCCTCCAGGCGCCGGTGGACTCGCCGACGTTCGCGCGGATGCGGGCCGCCGTGGAGGCGTTCGCCCCGGAGGGGCGGGTGGTGCCGTACTGCATGTCGGGCGGCACGGACGCCAAGCAGTTCTCCCGGCTGGGCATCACCGGCTACGGATTCTCGCCGCTGAAACTGCCGGAGGGCCTCGACTACCAGGCGCTCTTCCACGGGGTCGACGAACGTGTCCCCGTCGAGGCGCTCCACTTCGGCGTCCGTGTCCTCGACCGCTTCCTGCGCACGGCTTAG
- a CDS encoding DoxX family protein — protein MSTAYLVVTVLGAVMAGVSAITTFLRVEWIAKPLADYGVPRAWWPWLATAKAAGAAGLLVGLAVPAVGVLAATGLVLYFLGAVVTVVRARWFTHVPIPLLYAAPVAASLALV, from the coding sequence ATGTCCACCGCCTACCTCGTCGTCACCGTGCTGGGAGCCGTCATGGCGGGCGTCTCGGCGATCACCACCTTCCTGCGCGTGGAGTGGATCGCCAAGCCGCTGGCCGACTACGGCGTCCCCCGCGCCTGGTGGCCCTGGCTCGCCACCGCCAAGGCCGCCGGGGCGGCCGGTCTGCTGGTGGGCCTCGCGGTGCCCGCCGTCGGCGTCCTCGCCGCGACCGGCCTGGTGCTGTACTTCCTCGGGGCCGTCGTCACGGTGGTACGGGCCCGCTGGTTCACCCATGTGCCGATCCCGCTGCTGTACGCGGCGCCGGTGGCCGCCTCCCTCGCCCTGGTCTGA
- a CDS encoding prolyl oligopeptidase family serine peptidase — protein sequence MQTLAYGSWPSPIDAALAAAHDGRPEDVDFAGDEVWWTEPRPAEGGRRALVRRRADGTQETVLPAPWNVRSRVIEYGGRAWAAVTDARGPLVVFAHFPDQRLYAWRPGGEEPRPLTPVSTVGGGLRWAEPRIHPERGEVWCVLEEFTGDGPADVRRVLAAVPLDGSAAGDRGAVRELTDDRHRFVTGPRISPDGRRAAWLAWDHPRMPWDGTELVLADIAPDGTFRGARTVAGGPEESIAQVDWAPDGSLLHVGDRGGWWNLHRDGTPLCPREEEFGGPLWKLGQRWFAPLDNGLIAVLHGRGAPRLGILDPETGEIADAAGPWTEFAPALAALGERVVAVGASPYSGYEVIELDTRTGHARVIGAAHHDAVDPAYYPRPRVRTFTGPGGREIHAHVYPPHHPDCAAPDDELPPYVVRAHGGPTSRAPLVLDLETAYFTSRGIGVVDVNYGGSTGYGRRYRDRLREQWGVVDVEDCAAVARALADEGTADPDRLAVRGGSAGGWTAAASLATTDVYACGTISYPVLDLTGWSAGETHDFESCYLETLIGPYARVPERYTERSPAEHADRITAPFLLLQGLDDVICPPAQCERFLARMAGRGVPHAYLAFEGEGHGFRRAETMVRALEAELSLYAQVFGLRPGDVPELELTG from the coding sequence GTGCAGACCCTGGCGTACGGATCGTGGCCCTCGCCCATCGACGCGGCGCTCGCCGCCGCGCACGACGGGCGCCCGGAGGACGTGGACTTCGCCGGCGACGAGGTGTGGTGGACCGAGCCGCGCCCCGCGGAGGGCGGGCGGCGCGCCCTGGTGCGGCGCCGGGCCGACGGCACGCAGGAGACGGTGCTGCCCGCGCCGTGGAACGTGCGCAGCCGTGTCATCGAGTACGGCGGCCGGGCCTGGGCCGCGGTCACGGACGCCCGCGGGCCGCTCGTGGTGTTCGCGCACTTCCCCGACCAGCGGCTGTACGCCTGGCGGCCGGGCGGCGAGGAGCCGCGGCCCCTGACCCCCGTCTCGACGGTGGGCGGCGGACTGCGCTGGGCCGAGCCCCGGATCCACCCGGAGCGGGGCGAGGTGTGGTGCGTGCTGGAGGAGTTCACCGGTGACGGGCCCGCCGACGTGCGCCGGGTCCTTGCCGCGGTACCGCTGGACGGCTCGGCCGCCGGGGACCGGGGCGCGGTACGGGAACTCACCGACGACCGGCACCGCTTCGTCACCGGGCCGAGGATCTCGCCCGACGGACGGCGCGCCGCCTGGCTCGCCTGGGACCATCCGCGCATGCCGTGGGACGGCACCGAACTGGTCCTCGCCGACATCGCCCCCGACGGCACCTTCCGCGGTGCCCGCACGGTGGCCGGCGGCCCCGAGGAGTCGATCGCCCAGGTGGACTGGGCGCCCGACGGCTCCCTCCTCCACGTCGGCGACCGCGGCGGCTGGTGGAACCTCCACCGCGACGGGACACCGCTGTGCCCGCGCGAGGAGGAGTTCGGCGGGCCGCTGTGGAAGCTGGGCCAGCGCTGGTTCGCCCCGCTGGACAACGGCCTGATCGCCGTCCTGCACGGCCGCGGCGCCCCCCGCCTCGGCATACTAGACCCGGAGACCGGCGAGATCGCCGACGCCGCGGGCCCGTGGACCGAGTTCGCGCCCGCTCTCGCGGCGCTCGGCGAGCGGGTGGTGGCCGTCGGGGCGAGCCCGTACAGCGGCTACGAGGTGATCGAGCTGGACACCCGGACCGGCCACGCCCGGGTGATCGGCGCCGCCCACCACGACGCCGTGGACCCCGCCTACTACCCCCGGCCCCGGGTCCGTACCTTCACCGGTCCCGGTGGGCGGGAGATCCACGCGCACGTCTATCCGCCGCACCACCCCGACTGCGCCGCCCCCGACGACGAGCTGCCTCCTTACGTCGTCCGGGCGCACGGCGGCCCCACCAGCCGGGCACCGCTCGTCCTGGACCTGGAGACCGCCTACTTCACCTCGCGCGGCATCGGGGTCGTCGACGTCAACTACGGCGGGTCGACCGGGTACGGGCGGCGCTACCGCGACCGGCTGCGCGAGCAGTGGGGCGTCGTCGACGTCGAGGACTGCGCCGCCGTCGCCCGGGCCCTGGCCGACGAGGGCACCGCCGACCCGGACCGGCTCGCCGTGCGCGGCGGCAGCGCGGGCGGCTGGACCGCCGCCGCCTCGCTCGCCACCACCGACGTCTACGCCTGCGGCACGATCAGCTACCCGGTCCTCGACCTGACCGGCTGGTCGGCGGGGGAGACCCACGACTTCGAGTCGTGCTACCTGGAGACGCTGATCGGCCCGTACGCGCGGGTGCCCGAGCGGTACACCGAGCGGTCGCCCGCCGAGCACGCCGACCGGATCACCGCGCCCTTCCTGCTGCTCCAGGGCCTGGACGACGTCATCTGCCCGCCCGCGCAGTGCGAACGCTTCCTGGCCCGCATGGCCGGCCGCGGGGTGCCGCACGCCTACCTCGCCTTCGAGGGCGAGGGGCACGGCTTCCGGCGGGCGGAGACCATGGTGCGCGCGCTGGAGGCGGAACTGTCCCTGTACGCCCAGGTCTTCGGGCTGCGGCCCGGTGACGTACCGGAACTGGAGCTGACCGGGTGA